A single Anatilimnocola floriformis DNA region contains:
- a CDS encoding GxxExxY protein has protein sequence MRPINDITGDIIGAAIEVHRHLGPGLLESTYQACLCQELTIRNIPFEKQLALPVIYKGMHLDAGYRIDLLVENQVILELKSIEALAPIHFAQLLTYLRLTERRVGLLINFNMVVLKDGVKRLINDPVAA, from the coding sequence ATGCGACCCATCAATGACATCACCGGAGACATCATCGGCGCGGCCATCGAAGTTCACCGCCACCTAGGACCGGGGCTGCTCGAATCAACCTATCAAGCATGTCTCTGCCAAGAACTCACGATCCGCAATATTCCGTTTGAGAAACAACTCGCATTGCCCGTTATTTACAAAGGCATGCACCTCGACGCCGGCTATCGAATCGATCTCCTCGTCGAGAACCAAGTCATTCTCGAACTCAAATCCATCGAAGCCCTCGCTCCCATCCATTTCGCTCAACTCCTCACCTATCTTCGCCTCACTGAGCGCCGCGTCGGCTTACTCATCAACTTCAACATGGTCGTGCTCAAGGATGGCGTGAAGCGGCTCATTAACGATCCAGTCGCAGCCTGA
- a CDS encoding ATP-dependent helicase, with protein sequence MSNGLNPSQQDAVNTLKGPMLVLAGAGSGKTRVVTFRIANIIRHRIKPSRILAVTFTNKAAAEMQERIKTLLGKQEDKPVISTFHSQCVKILRRNITKLGYPPRFTIYDRGDQESLARQVLREIRVSDEMMRPGDLINQISRWKTISLFPPAAAQVAQTDKEHLASMGYRKYQRAMKNAGAVDFDDLLLLTEDLFEKHNDVRLVEAGMFDHVLVDEYQDTNGSQYRIIKALARDHRNLCVVGDDDQSIYGWRGAEVKHILQFAKDWPDAKTVRLEYNYRSTAAILDAANKLIAYNKHRHDKILRPARMGGEKPRILQFNSETDEAREIIADLTRTMKSEKREARDFAILFRTNEQPRAFETELRRVKLPYVVLGSQSFFDRKEVKDLLALLRTIESPKDEQALLRIINTPPRGIGATTVEKLIAAAVKDGKPVGELMMGPKMAEICTGAAAGHVQKFVDLLNRYRARADMIAKAGNERRAGALADLLKQLISEIGYEAELNRLYPNPEERQNRMASVEEVINAIAQYEQGKGKISLGDFLDEVTLGEREFGDSKDKQLSRNAIALLTMHASKGLEYPHVYIVGMEEGILPHHRTLKAEAEDDIDEERRLCYVAITRAQEKLTMSLALTRMKWGKPRDTKPSRFLYEIIGQADKPHGKGKS encoded by the coding sequence ATGTCGAACGGACTCAATCCCTCTCAGCAAGATGCAGTGAACACCCTCAAGGGCCCCATGCTGGTCCTCGCAGGCGCCGGCAGCGGCAAGACGCGCGTCGTCACGTTTCGCATCGCCAATATCATCCGGCATCGCATCAAGCCGAGCCGGATTCTCGCGGTGACATTCACCAACAAAGCCGCGGCTGAAATGCAGGAGCGGATCAAGACGCTTCTCGGCAAGCAGGAAGACAAGCCGGTCATCTCGACGTTCCACTCGCAGTGCGTCAAGATCCTCCGCCGCAATATCACGAAGCTCGGATATCCACCGCGGTTCACCATCTACGACCGCGGTGATCAAGAGAGTCTCGCCCGCCAGGTGCTGCGCGAGATCCGCGTCTCCGACGAAATGATGCGCCCTGGCGATCTCATCAATCAGATCAGCCGTTGGAAAACGATTTCGCTCTTCCCGCCCGCGGCTGCTCAGGTGGCGCAGACCGACAAAGAGCATCTGGCCTCGATGGGTTATCGCAAGTATCAGCGAGCGATGAAAAACGCCGGCGCGGTCGATTTCGACGATCTGCTGCTCCTGACAGAGGATCTCTTCGAGAAGCACAACGACGTCCGCCTGGTTGAAGCCGGCATGTTCGATCACGTGCTGGTCGACGAATATCAAGACACTAACGGCAGTCAGTATCGCATCATCAAAGCCCTCGCCCGCGATCATCGCAATCTGTGCGTCGTGGGTGACGACGACCAATCGATCTACGGCTGGCGCGGCGCTGAGGTGAAGCACATCCTGCAATTTGCCAAGGACTGGCCCGACGCGAAAACGGTACGACTCGAATACAACTACCGCAGCACGGCGGCGATTCTCGACGCGGCCAACAAGTTGATCGCTTACAACAAACATCGCCACGATAAGATTCTTCGGCCGGCGCGAATGGGTGGCGAAAAGCCGCGGATTTTGCAATTCAACAGCGAAACCGACGAAGCTCGCGAGATCATCGCCGACCTGACGCGCACGATGAAGAGCGAGAAACGCGAAGCCCGCGACTTTGCCATTCTGTTTCGCACTAACGAACAACCTCGCGCCTTCGAAACCGAACTCCGCCGAGTGAAACTTCCCTACGTCGTTCTCGGCAGCCAGTCGTTTTTCGATCGCAAAGAAGTGAAGGATCTGCTCGCGCTGCTGCGAACGATCGAATCGCCGAAGGACGAGCAAGCCCTGCTACGGATCATCAACACGCCGCCACGCGGCATCGGCGCGACGACGGTCGAGAAGCTGATTGCAGCCGCTGTAAAAGATGGCAAGCCCGTCGGCGAACTCATGATGGGGCCGAAGATGGCGGAAATCTGCACTGGGGCCGCGGCTGGCCACGTGCAAAAGTTCGTCGATCTACTCAATCGCTATCGCGCGCGGGCCGACATGATTGCCAAGGCGGGCAACGAACGCCGCGCGGGGGCTCTCGCCGATCTGCTCAAGCAGTTGATCAGCGAAATCGGCTACGAAGCCGAGCTCAATCGACTCTATCCGAATCCCGAAGAACGCCAGAACCGGATGGCATCGGTTGAGGAAGTCATCAATGCGATTGCGCAGTACGAGCAAGGCAAAGGCAAGATCTCGCTTGGCGATTTTCTCGACGAAGTCACCCTCGGCGAACGCGAGTTCGGTGACAGCAAAGACAAGCAGCTCTCGCGCAACGCCATCGCGCTCTTAACGATGCACGCCTCGAAGGGCCTCGAGTATCCGCACGTTTACATCGTCGGTATGGAAGAAGGGATCCTGCCGCATCATCGCACACTGAAAGCAGAAGCCGAAGATGACATCGATGAAGAACGTCGGCTCTGTTACGTCGCAATCACGCGAGCGCAGGAAAAGCTGACTATGTCGCTTGCACTCACACGCATGAAGTGGGGCAAACCGCGCGATACAAAGCCCAGCCGATTCTTGTATGAAATTATCGGCCAGGCAGATAAGCCGCACGGGAAGGGAAAGAGTTAA
- a CDS encoding outer membrane protein assembly factor BamB family protein yields MRFSPAVIFAFGLLLCGASLASAQHRLALQGNGKLAIVDRDGKIEWEMKWGGIHDLHVLPNGNFLVQQGAAKVAEIDVKKKEVVWSYDSAKSNGNEGKRIEVHAFQPLADGGMMIAESGAQRIIEIDRSGKLLREIKMKVEHPNAHTDTRLARKLDNGNYLVCHEGDGFLREYDATGKIVWEYDVPLFGKEPKGGHGPESWGDKCFSAVRLPSGNTLIATGNGHSVLEVTPEKEVVWKVEQKELPNITLAWVTTLEVLKNGNYLIGNCHAGKGQPLLIELEPKTKKVVWTFDQFDTFGNDVSNTKALD; encoded by the coding sequence ATGCGTTTCTCTCCGGCAGTTATTTTTGCGTTTGGTCTTCTATTGTGCGGCGCTTCACTCGCGTCGGCTCAGCACCGCCTGGCCCTGCAAGGCAATGGCAAGCTGGCCATCGTCGATCGCGACGGCAAGATCGAATGGGAAATGAAGTGGGGCGGCATTCACGACCTGCATGTGCTGCCGAATGGCAACTTCCTGGTGCAACAAGGTGCTGCCAAGGTTGCCGAGATCGATGTGAAGAAAAAGGAAGTCGTCTGGTCCTACGATTCCGCCAAATCAAACGGCAATGAAGGGAAGCGGATTGAAGTCCACGCGTTTCAACCGCTGGCCGATGGCGGAATGATGATTGCCGAGAGTGGCGCGCAGCGGATCATCGAAATCGATCGGAGCGGCAAGCTGCTCCGCGAAATCAAAATGAAAGTCGAACATCCGAACGCTCACACCGACACTCGCTTGGCCCGCAAGCTCGACAACGGCAACTACCTGGTCTGCCACGAAGGAGATGGTTTTCTGCGCGAGTACGATGCCACCGGCAAGATCGTGTGGGAATACGACGTTCCACTATTCGGCAAGGAACCAAAGGGTGGCCACGGCCCCGAATCGTGGGGCGACAAATGCTTCTCCGCGGTGCGTCTGCCCAGCGGCAACACACTGATCGCAACCGGCAACGGCCACAGCGTGCTGGAAGTGACGCCGGAAAAAGAAGTGGTGTGGAAGGTCGAACAGAAAGAACTGCCGAACATCACGCTGGCCTGGGTTACCACGCTGGAAGTGCTAAAGAACGGCAACTACCTGATCGGCAATTGCCACGCCGGCAAAGGTCAGCCGCTGTTGATCGAACTCGAGCCGAAGACGAAGAAGGTCGTTTGGACCTTCGATCAATTCGATACGTTTGGGAACGATGTTTCGAACACCAAGGCCTTGGATTAA
- the ricT gene encoding PSP1 domain-containing protein, which yields MATPEEPRRPGSRYVLRYGSTRALGIFSARGNDRYGRGMKVVARTQRGLEAGDVLCEATEEVARSLSNAPGGAILRELSADDANELVHIHSKERNEFEICQQHVLRLKLPMELVDVEHLFGGERVVVYYLSEDRVDFRDLVKQLASEFQTRIEMRQIGVRDEAKLLADYGDCGKPVCCNTHLHEMPPVSMKMAKLQKATLDPTKISGRCGRLKCCLRYEYDTYEELQRTLPPAGSEIVTSTGRARVLNQEILTQQLLVQMEDGRRVLISVQDVLTVLKVGTGNVRRGRGRDAEEEGGEEGAAANEPAANEQSGDRGPNDRGPNDRGRNRSSGAGNQRRDSRPPQRNDRRDQPRRPDNRNQPRTEQSSGGQPQTEASRDEKGLDDMHRGTLPSNAPPPDPQTSLPPDLPPTQVEQHPLDAPDQPPNTDSPA from the coding sequence ATGGCGACTCCCGAAGAACCGCGCCGCCCCGGCTCACGCTACGTGCTGCGGTATGGTTCCACGCGAGCGCTCGGCATCTTCAGCGCCCGTGGCAACGATCGTTACGGCCGCGGCATGAAAGTGGTCGCCCGCACGCAGCGCGGTCTGGAAGCCGGCGATGTTCTCTGTGAAGCCACGGAAGAGGTCGCCCGCAGTTTGAGCAATGCTCCCGGCGGCGCTATTTTGCGCGAGTTGAGCGCTGACGATGCCAACGAACTCGTTCACATTCACAGCAAAGAGCGAAACGAATTTGAGATCTGCCAGCAGCATGTGTTGCGGCTCAAGCTGCCGATGGAATTGGTGGATGTCGAACATTTGTTCGGCGGCGAGCGGGTCGTTGTCTACTACTTGTCGGAAGATCGCGTTGACTTTCGCGACTTGGTGAAGCAACTGGCTTCGGAATTTCAAACTCGCATCGAAATGCGCCAGATCGGCGTGCGCGACGAAGCGAAGCTGCTCGCCGACTACGGCGATTGCGGCAAGCCGGTTTGCTGCAACACACACTTGCACGAAATGCCGCCGGTCTCGATGAAGATGGCCAAGCTACAAAAGGCCACGCTCGATCCTACGAAGATCTCCGGGCGCTGCGGCCGATTGAAATGCTGTCTCCGCTACGAATACGACACTTACGAAGAGCTGCAGCGCACGCTGCCGCCCGCCGGCTCGGAAATTGTCACTTCTACCGGCCGTGCGCGCGTGCTGAATCAGGAAATCCTCACGCAGCAGTTGCTCGTGCAGATGGAAGATGGTCGGCGAGTGCTGATCAGTGTCCAGGATGTCCTCACCGTCTTGAAAGTCGGCACTGGCAATGTTCGTCGTGGCCGAGGCCGCGATGCCGAAGAAGAAGGCGGTGAAGAAGGGGCTGCCGCCAACGAACCCGCCGCCAACGAGCAAAGTGGCGACCGCGGCCCGAATGATCGTGGTCCCAACGATCGTGGCCGCAATCGTTCTTCCGGGGCGGGAAATCAACGGCGTGATTCACGTCCACCGCAGCGCAACGATCGGCGCGATCAACCGCGCCGGCCCGACAATCGCAATCAGCCGCGTACTGAACAATCCTCTGGCGGCCAACCGCAAACCGAAGCTTCGCGCGACGAAAAAGGTCTCGACGACATGCACCGCGGCACGCTCCCCAGCAACGCGCCGCCTCCCGATCCGCAAACCAGCCTCCCACCCGATTTGCCCCCTACTCAGGTCGAGCAACATCCGCTCGACGCTCCCGATCAGCCGCCGAATACGGATTCTCCTGCCTGA
- a CDS encoding Minf_1886 family protein gives MSKSMTPEVHPLIKLLCEDRRYKLDGYQFVRSGLEYAQEVLELGRAEDTTLAEGEVRRVRHVTGQDLSQALKQYAHNQYGFMAKLVLADWGIRTTSDFGEIVYNLIKIGEMTKSPEDRREDFDDVFEFEQALVREFEITAAEDAA, from the coding sequence GTGTCGAAAAGCATGACTCCCGAAGTCCATCCGTTGATCAAGCTCTTGTGCGAAGACCGCCGCTACAAGCTCGACGGTTATCAGTTCGTCCGCAGCGGCCTTGAATACGCGCAAGAAGTGCTGGAACTCGGCCGGGCAGAGGACACCACGCTCGCCGAGGGCGAAGTTCGCCGCGTCCGCCACGTCACCGGCCAGGATCTGTCGCAAGCCCTCAAGCAATACGCGCACAACCAATACGGTTTCATGGCAAAGCTGGTGCTGGCCGACTGGGGCATTCGCACGACGAGCGACTTTGGCGAGATCGTTTACAACCTGATCAAAATCGGCGAGATGACCAAATCACCCGAAGACCGCCGCGAAGATTTCGACGACGTGTTCGAATTCGAACAAGCTTTGGTTCGCGAGTTCGAGATCACTGCCGCCGAGGACGCGGCGTAG
- a CDS encoding transaldolase family protein, translated as MTPLQSLVASGTKLWLDSIDPDLVKRDRQEGATGATSNPIIIADLIKTGRFDAEIASLAKEGLPAEDVTWKLTDHLVKGAQKVFEPVWQETKGNDGYVSFELDPLIEDPTANMPHAERVQRYIELGKKWAAGQTNRMIKVPATPAGLGSLEELCAAGVTLNVTLIFSPRQYQAARDAIWRGAQRRTSRDQFKSVYSIFVSRVDVYTEQHLPQLSAAAQGQVGIVNAKQIWADNLKFWSDKKLPLQQEMIFASTGTKKKEDAPWKYVDAFAGSDIQTNPPATNAAVAASGRTFTRQVDKLPPPEVLAEIAKTVKMEHLEQTLMSEGIQKFADPQKALLKLVAQKLAG; from the coding sequence ATGACTCCTCTCCAGTCCCTCGTCGCCTCTGGCACCAAACTCTGGCTCGATTCGATCGATCCCGATCTCGTGAAGCGCGACCGGCAAGAAGGCGCGACGGGCGCTACTTCGAATCCGATCATCATTGCCGACCTGATCAAGACGGGTCGGTTTGACGCGGAAATCGCCAGCCTCGCCAAGGAAGGTCTGCCAGCCGAAGATGTCACCTGGAAGCTGACCGATCACCTGGTGAAGGGCGCTCAGAAAGTCTTCGAGCCCGTATGGCAGGAGACGAAAGGAAACGACGGCTACGTCAGCTTTGAGCTTGATCCGCTGATCGAAGACCCAACGGCTAACATGCCGCATGCGGAGCGCGTGCAACGTTACATCGAGCTCGGCAAGAAGTGGGCAGCCGGTCAAACGAACCGCATGATCAAGGTTCCCGCTACGCCAGCGGGATTGGGTTCGCTCGAAGAATTGTGCGCAGCCGGCGTGACGCTGAATGTGACGCTGATCTTCTCACCCCGCCAATACCAGGCGGCTCGCGATGCCATTTGGCGCGGCGCGCAGCGTCGTACTTCGCGCGATCAGTTCAAGTCGGTCTATAGCATCTTCGTCTCGCGCGTCGATGTGTACACCGAGCAACACCTGCCGCAACTTTCAGCCGCCGCGCAAGGCCAGGTCGGCATCGTCAACGCGAAACAAATCTGGGCCGACAATCTGAAATTCTGGAGCGACAAGAAACTGCCGCTGCAGCAAGAGATGATCTTCGCCAGCACGGGCACGAAGAAAAAAGAAGACGCACCGTGGAAGTATGTCGACGCTTTTGCCGGCAGTGACATTCAAACCAATCCGCCCGCGACCAATGCTGCCGTGGCCGCCAGCGGCCGCACCTTCACCCGGCAAGTCGATAAGCTGCCGCCGCCCGAGGTGCTCGCGGAAATCGCCAAGACCGTGAAAATGGAGCATCTGGAACAGACGCTCATGAGCGAGGGCATTCAAAAATTTGCCGACCCGCAAAAAGCGTTGCTCAAGCTGGTCGCGCAGAAATTGGCCGGCTAA
- a CDS encoding 2OG-Fe(II) oxygenase codes for MKTELAENLFTVADLLSAVECDSLIARGEEIGFELASVRTHSGPQLRTNIRDNSRANFNDLSLADDLWQRCLPHVSEQLAWGTPVGLDPNFRFYRYDVGQRFRRHIDGFVEESPQVRSRLTCLFYLNDDFTGGETAFYADDKINGDRPEIVRVVPRKGSALFFRHEWWHEGRQLASGRKYVLRSDVFFRSK; via the coding sequence ATGAAAACGGAACTCGCCGAGAACCTGTTCACCGTCGCCGATCTACTTTCGGCCGTCGAATGCGATTCGCTCATCGCTCGTGGCGAAGAGATCGGCTTTGAATTGGCTTCGGTGCGAACGCATTCCGGCCCGCAGCTGCGCACCAATATTCGCGATAACTCTCGGGCCAATTTCAACGATCTCAGTTTGGCCGACGATCTGTGGCAGCGTTGTTTGCCGCATGTGTCTGAGCAGCTTGCGTGGGGCACGCCTGTCGGGCTCGATCCGAATTTCAGGTTCTATCGCTATGACGTCGGCCAGCGATTCAGACGGCACATTGATGGATTCGTCGAGGAATCACCTCAGGTCCGGAGTCGTTTGACTTGCTTGTTTTATCTCAACGATGATTTCACCGGCGGCGAAACTGCCTTCTACGCCGACGACAAGATCAACGGCGACAGGCCCGAGATAGTGCGCGTGGTACCGCGGAAAGGTTCAGCTCTATTCTTTCGCCACGAATGGTGGCACGAAGGACGCCAGCTTGCGTCGGGGCGGAAGTACGTCCTTCGCTCCGACGTGTTTTTTCGCTCGAAATAG